One region of Bombus affinis isolate iyBomAffi1 chromosome 3, iyBomAffi1.2, whole genome shotgun sequence genomic DNA includes:
- the LOC126914657 gene encoding zinc finger protein 41-like isoform X7 yields the protein MSSLDYLDLCRLCLVKDRVSVPIFEGEGDVRQIFLKIAACLPVKLTREDKLPKKICDDCVYKVELFYQFWNTTANAEKQLLQWLGEVSLEDKQGYVTNVLNTSVMKQEQNSENRLDGNVMQQVGEHQNNMGMAMMDNMGLGIPMMISSANQQQITSVPMDTSSNTVQTVQAVPGPSSQTTHNQIPQNQTSTTQQEDEEESSEDDENSDEDCDGDEGLPVKEESEEDPSNRTIEPTTFVNVSLACDEAGPSGLQQQKISDMPEMPIPQPTDGDPKSGEGSETFGGLSGMLRQILSPSPETGDTGLPVTCTLLQNNSMFSNQSSMMSSTYQTVPSHLPSICTDQILLDHVQIVTESYPCPTCGLEFRSALKLNYHIRTSHPTLPEFEHNIENPMRYSCAVCSRSFYALSHLRMHEVTHSAPVATSCAPIPTISTSVNVEKTFACDRCQASFRYRTLLERHRRMHEVGQEKPYSCPRCLMRFETRNLYNHHAKTHKPILTANDRITDTVVSSGDPVTSSISGTMASSNKSVVSYPCDSCSKQFASIESLTTHKAVHRSRPLVCDVCGKGFTHRKYYVVHQRIHTGERPYLCAMCGKSFTQASTLTVHRRYHTGERPYTCTLCGKGFVTRTIMLNHMKKH from the exons ATGTCCTCCCTCGACTATCTGGACTTGTGTCGATTATGTCTTGTGAAGGACCGTGTTTCGGTACCAATTTTCGAGGGTGAGGGAGACGTACGGCAAATATTTCTCAAGATCGCCGCCTGCCTACCGGTCAAG CTTACAAGAGAAGATAAGTTACCCAAAAAAATATGCGATGATTGTGTGTATAAAGTAGaattattttatcaattttggAATACTACTGCGAACGCAGAGAAACAACTATTACAATGGCTGGGAGAAGTCAGCTTAGAAGACAAACAGGGTTATGTTACCAATGTTCTCAATACG AGTGTAATGAAACAAGAACAGAATTCAGAGAACAGGTTAGATGGCAATGTGATGCAGCAAGTGGGAGAGCATCAAAACAATATGGGGATGGCTATGATGGACAACATGGGTTTGGGTATACCCATGATGATATCAAGTGCTAATCAACAACAAATCACCTCAGTTCCTATGGATACAAGCAGTAATACTGTACAAACCGTTCAGGCAGTACCTGGTCCAAGTTCACAAACCACACATAACCAAATACCGCAGAATCAAACAAGCACTACGCAGCAAGAAGATGAAGAGGAAAGTAGTGAAGATGATGAAAACTCTGATGAAGATTGTGATGGAGATGAAG GTCTACCTGTAAAAGAAGAAAGTGAAGAGGATCCCAGCAATAGAACCATAGAGCCTACAACCTTTGTAAATGTTTCCCTGGCATGTGACGAGGCAGGACCTTCTGGATTACAACAACAAAAAATTTCTGATATGCCAGAAATGCCAATTCCACAACCAACTGATGGGGATCCCAAATCTGG GGAAGGAAGCGAGACGTTCGGCGGATTGTCGGGGATGCTACGTCAAATACTTTCGCCATCGCCCGAGACGGGAGATACCGGTTTACCGGTCACTTGTACCTTGCTTCAGAACAACTCTATGTTCTCCAATCAGTCGTCGATGATGTCCTCAACGTATCAAACCGTCCCATCCCATTTGCCGTCCATTTGTACCGATCAGATTCTCTTGGATCACGTGCAGATCGTCACTGAATCCTATCCGTGTCCCACCTGTGGCCTTGAATTTCGAAGCGCTCTGAAActgaattaccatataagaaCGAGTCATCCGACTCTGCCGGAGTTCGAGCACAATATAGAGAATCCGATGAGATACTCGTGCGCCGTTTGTTCACGAAGTTTCTACGCTCTGAGTCACTTGAGGATGCACGAGGTGACGCATTCCGCGCCAGTGGCAACCTCTTGCGCACCGATCCCGACTATATCGACATCGGTGAACGTAGAGAAGACGTTCGCCTGCGATCGTTGCCAAGCTAGTTTCCGGTATCGTACGCTTCTCGAGCGACACAGGAGGATGCACGAGGTCGGCCAGGAGAAGCCTTATTCCTGCCCTAGGTGCTTAATGCGTTTCGAGACGCGAAACCTGTACAATCATCACGCGAAAACACACAAACCGATCCTGACAGCCAACGATAGGATAACTGACACCGTAGTGTCTTCCGGTGATCCGGTCACTAGCAGTATTAGCGGTACTATGGCATCGTCAAACAAATCGGTAGTCTCGTATCCGTGCGATTCGTGCTCGAAACAATTCGCAAGCATCGAGTCATTGACTACCCATAAGGCTGTACATAGGTCCAGGCCGCTCGTATGCGACGTATGCGGCAAGGGTTTTACACATCGCAAGTATTACGTGGTGCATCAACGTATCCATACAGGAGAGAGGCCGTATCTTTGTGCCATGTGTGGCAAATCGTTTACACAAGCATCCACGCTTACCGTCCATCGTCGATATCATACCGGAGAACGTCCTTATACCTGCACATTGTGCGGTAAAGGATTCGTTACCAGAACGATCATGCTGAATCACATGAAAAAGCATTGA
- the LOC126914657 gene encoding zinc finger protein 26-like isoform X8: MSSLDYLDLCRLCLVKDRVSVPIFEGEGDVRQIFLKIAACLPVKLTREDKLPKKICDDCVYKVELFYQFWNTTANAEKQLLQWLGEVSLEDKQGYVTNVLNTSVMKQEQNSENRLDGNVMQQVGEHQNNMGMAMMDNMGLGIPMMISSANQQQITSVPMDTSSNTVQTVQAVPGPSSQTTHNQIPQNQTSTTQQEDEEESSEDDENSDEDCDGDEGLPVKEESEEDPSNRTIEPTTFVNVSLACDEAGPSGLQQQKISDMPEMPIPQPTDGDPKSGPKSVKTIPAKRNQSRTAKSSNEEARSFVNKVIDNSHIVQEASYRCESCDEEFDTEAALLVHRTEQSILRTREALKKAEKKYTCDACCESFTKKIQLFKHRRGRCKESTIAESKQHKAKDKTIKTKRKEPNVSTGPIECNVCHKVFKKKKYLNVHKTLHGAPHICHVCGAKLTSEYYLKIHIRRHNKEFTEFCEVCNKGFYLKATLKTHMSVHSNDKPCICEVCHKSFGNRVYLRSHMKIHSQPENRRKYRCEICGFETFYSYCYKEHLWTHTGESQVACEVCGKLIRRQYMKIHIRIHTGEKPEICEFCGKAFSSRKYLIKHRRTHTGERPYKCKICEKRFTQRGTLSAHLRRHEVAK; the protein is encoded by the exons ATGTCCTCCCTCGACTATCTGGACTTGTGTCGATTATGTCTTGTGAAGGACCGTGTTTCGGTACCAATTTTCGAGGGTGAGGGAGACGTACGGCAAATATTTCTCAAGATCGCCGCCTGCCTACCGGTCAAG CTTACAAGAGAAGATAAGTTACCCAAAAAAATATGCGATGATTGTGTGTATAAAGTAGaattattttatcaattttggAATACTACTGCGAACGCAGAGAAACAACTATTACAATGGCTGGGAGAAGTCAGCTTAGAAGACAAACAGGGTTATGTTACCAATGTTCTCAATACG AGTGTAATGAAACAAGAACAGAATTCAGAGAACAGGTTAGATGGCAATGTGATGCAGCAAGTGGGAGAGCATCAAAACAATATGGGGATGGCTATGATGGACAACATGGGTTTGGGTATACCCATGATGATATCAAGTGCTAATCAACAACAAATCACCTCAGTTCCTATGGATACAAGCAGTAATACTGTACAAACCGTTCAGGCAGTACCTGGTCCAAGTTCACAAACCACACATAACCAAATACCGCAGAATCAAACAAGCACTACGCAGCAAGAAGATGAAGAGGAAAGTAGTGAAGATGATGAAAACTCTGATGAAGATTGTGATGGAGATGAAG GTCTACCTGTAAAAGAAGAAAGTGAAGAGGATCCCAGCAATAGAACCATAGAGCCTACAACCTTTGTAAATGTTTCCCTGGCATGTGACGAGGCAGGACCTTCTGGATTACAACAACAAAAAATTTCTGATATGCCAGAAATGCCAATTCCACAACCAACTGATGGGGATCCCAAATCTGG ACCGAAAAGCGTGAAGACGATACCAGCCAAACGGAATCAGTCTCGCACCGCTAAATCGTCCAACGAGGAAGCTCGATCGTTTGTGAACAAAGTGATCGATAACTCTCACATCGTCCAGGAAGCATCGTATCGATGCGAGTCCTGTGACGAGGAGTTCGACACGGAGGCTGCTCTGTTGGTACACAGAACCGAGCAATCGATCCTTCGAACTCGGGAAGCATTGAAAAAAGCTGAAAAGAAATACACATGTGACGCGTGCTGCGAAAGTTTCACGAAGAAAATACAACTGTTCAAGCATCGACGAGGTCGATGCAAAGAGTCGACAATAGCTGAGAGCAAACAGCATAAAGCGAAGGACAAAACGATAAAAACGAAACGGAAGGAACCGAATGTTTCTACTGGTCCGATCGAGTGCAACGTGTGTCATAAAGTTTttaagaagaagaaatatcTAAATGTTCATAAAACGTTGCATGGAGCGCCTCATATTTGTCACGTATGCGGTGCCAAACTGACTTCTGAATATTATTTGAAGATTCACATTAGGAGACACAATAAAGAATTCACTGAATTTTGCGAGGTGTGTAACAAGGGATTTTACTTAAAGGCAACGCTGAAAACGCATATGAGCGTGCATAGTAATGATAAACCGTGCATTTGTGAGGTTTGTCACAAGTCTTTCGGTAATAGAGTATATTTGAGAAGTCACATGAAAATTCACAGTCAGCCTGAGAATAGGAGGAAGTACAGATGCGAGATTTGTGGGTTCGAGACTTTCTACAGTTACTGTTATAAGGAACATCTGTGGACGCATACGGGAGAAAGTCAGGTGGCTTGTGAGGTTTGCGGTAAATTGATCAGAAGACAGTATATGAAGATTCATATTAGAATACACACTGGTGAGAAGCCGGAGATCTGTGAATTTTGCGGGAAAGCATTTAGTTCGAGAAAGTATCTGATTAAGCATCGAAGAACTCATACAGGGGAAAGACCTTATAAATGTAAAATCTGTGAGAAACGATTCACGCAACGAGGCACCCTGAGCGCCCATCTGCGTCGACACGAGGTCGCTAAATGA
- the LOC126914657 gene encoding zinc finger protein 239-like isoform X4: MSSLDYLDLCRLCLVKDRVSVPIFEGEGDVRQIFLKIAACLPVKLTREDKLPKKICDDCVYKVELFYQFWNTTANAEKQLLQWLGEVSLEDKQGYVTNVLNTSVMKQEQNSENRLDGNVMQQVGEHQNNMGMAMMDNMGLGIPMMISSANQQQITSVPMDTSSNTVQTVQAVPGPSSQTTHNQIPQNQTSTTQQEDEEESSEDDENSDEDCDGDEGLPVKEESEEDPSNRTIEPTTFVNVSLACDEAGPSGLQQQKISDMPEMPIPQPTDGDPKSGYFVSKLQMVPQDEQECSPNDEMFDHEDTEQLLVANRLHVPNVGKAEIIIADDIVQCNLCGDGFVTEHALALHLKMHEQDELQEDQFVCEHCGRSFTTISEFKEHQSEHETDEKYACEMCDYVTEHRESLILHQKRHNNEYECDICGANFVSSRSYEEHQSMHSDEKPFQCEICSAPFRYRQGLRLHAKLHQPDYVPPQRKHHCELCNKRFSRKQVLLVHMKTHGNAGSQNEYICPVCGKAVSSKTYLTVHLRKHTGEKPHVCDLCGKGFISQNYLSVHRRTHTGEKPHKCTHCEKRFTQRTTLVVHLRGHTGDRPYPCTCCHKSFASKTMLNSHLKTHAKQSARQQQEQQQQQQLQQEQDVQQEQPLDTITILLPS, translated from the exons ATGTCCTCCCTCGACTATCTGGACTTGTGTCGATTATGTCTTGTGAAGGACCGTGTTTCGGTACCAATTTTCGAGGGTGAGGGAGACGTACGGCAAATATTTCTCAAGATCGCCGCCTGCCTACCGGTCAAG CTTACAAGAGAAGATAAGTTACCCAAAAAAATATGCGATGATTGTGTGTATAAAGTAGaattattttatcaattttggAATACTACTGCGAACGCAGAGAAACAACTATTACAATGGCTGGGAGAAGTCAGCTTAGAAGACAAACAGGGTTATGTTACCAATGTTCTCAATACG AGTGTAATGAAACAAGAACAGAATTCAGAGAACAGGTTAGATGGCAATGTGATGCAGCAAGTGGGAGAGCATCAAAACAATATGGGGATGGCTATGATGGACAACATGGGTTTGGGTATACCCATGATGATATCAAGTGCTAATCAACAACAAATCACCTCAGTTCCTATGGATACAAGCAGTAATACTGTACAAACCGTTCAGGCAGTACCTGGTCCAAGTTCACAAACCACACATAACCAAATACCGCAGAATCAAACAAGCACTACGCAGCAAGAAGATGAAGAGGAAAGTAGTGAAGATGATGAAAACTCTGATGAAGATTGTGATGGAGATGAAG GTCTACCTGTAAAAGAAGAAAGTGAAGAGGATCCCAGCAATAGAACCATAGAGCCTACAACCTTTGTAAATGTTTCCCTGGCATGTGACGAGGCAGGACCTTCTGGATTACAACAACAAAAAATTTCTGATATGCCAGAAATGCCAATTCCACAACCAACTGATGGGGATCCCAAATCTGG ATATTTTGTGTCAAAGCTTCAGATGGTACCTCAGGATGAGCAAGAATGCAGCCCGAACGATGAGATGTTTGATCACGAAGATACAGAGCAGCTGCTCGTCGCGAATCGTTTGCATGTTCCGAACGTGGGGAAAGCGGAGATAATCATCGCTGATGATATCGTGCAGTGCAATCTCTGCGGAGATGGTTTCGTTACCGAGCATGCTCTCGCTTTACATTTAAAAATGCACGAACAGGACGAATTACAAGAGGATCAGTTTGTTTGCGAGCACTGTGGTCGCAGTTTCACAACGATCTCCGAATTTAAAGAGCACCAATCAGAGCACGAAACGGATGAGAAATACGCTTGCGAAATGTGCGACTATGTTACAGAGCATAGAGAGAGTCTAATCCTCCATCAGAAACGTCACAATAACGAATACGAATGCGACATTTGTGGTGCCAATTTCGTTTCTTCTAGGAGCTACGAAGAGCATCAATCCATGCATTCAGATGAAAAACCGTTTCAATGCGAAATATGTAGTGCTCCTTTTCGATATCGTCAAGGTTTGAGATTACATGCGAAGCTGCATCAGCCCGATTACGTGCCACCTCAAAGAAAACACCATTGCGAGCTCTGCAACAAGCGTTTCTCCAGGAAACAGGTATTATTGGTACACATGAAGACGCACGGAAACGCAGGCTCCCAGAACGAATATATTTGCCCAGTTTGTGGCAAAGCTGTCTCTAGTAAGACGTACTTGACCGTACATTTGCGCAAGCATACAGGAGAGAAACCGCATGTCTGCGATCTCTGTGGTAAAGGGTTTATCTCGCAGAACTATCTGAGCGTTCATCGACGCACACATACTGGAGAAAAACCGCATAAGTGCACCCACTGCGAGAAACGGTTTACTCAACGAACCACTCTGGTGGTGCACCTCAGGGGACATACCGGAGACCGGCCATATCCTTGCACCTGTTGTCATAAATCTTTTGCCTCGAAAACGATGTTGAATTCACATTTAAAGACGCATGCTAAGCAGAGTGCACGACAGCAACAagaacaacagcagcaacagcaattGCAGCAAGAACAGGACGTTCAGCAAGAACAGCCTCTTGATACAATTACTATATTGTTACCTAGTTAG